Sequence from the Panicum virgatum strain AP13 chromosome 5N, P.virgatum_v5, whole genome shotgun sequence genome:
ttcaaCTTAACTAATCTTGGGCAGAGTTAGAACTCGTCTACGTATACTCAGCACGTGGTGTGGAATCGAAACTAAACTACTCAATTATGGGGAACCCCAAAACTTTTCATCATGCAATGGTTGCTTAATTCCACCCAAGTTAACTAACCTACAAGCTAAGCCCCCACCATGGCTCTGCCAAGCTGGCTCGCAAGCTAAACGAGCTAGCTCGAGCCACCAAACGAGCTGAGCCGAGTTCGACTTCTAGCTCACTATAATAATGAGCCGAGCCGGGTCGATATTCAGCCTTATCAACAACTTTCCTACAAAACCATTTCCTAGGGAAATATCTATCCCCTACGAGTTTCCGACATCCGTAGGGCATACCTTCCTTTCCTGTCAATTTGATCTCTAGGAGATATCTGTAGGGAAACTGTTTTCCTACCGTTTTCCTCTCTTTCCCTAGAAATTTAACATTTAGGGAAATCAGGGAATTCTAGAAGTGGGATGACCACAGATGCACACACCGTAGATGTACTTATAAACTAATGTGTACAATATCATTGAGTTCATCATATATTAATCACGAGATCATAATGAAATATCAAACAGAGGTCTCTCTCTAAAAAAAAGATCAAACAGAGGCACACGGATCAAACAGGCAAAAGGCAACCCCCAAATGCCCAACACCAGTGTGCATGGCTGTACATTGTCTCCTCTGATGAAGATCAGGAATGAACGTGAAGTACGCTATATGTCTGATTAAGCACCTGTCCAAACTGCCCTCATCTTCCATTACTCCATGCCGTCTTCTTGCCTGTTCTGCTGATCATCAAGTCATCATCACTTCATCTCCTGCGCATTCACCATCAGTAGCAGCAGGCCACAAGCCCCTATGGCCCTGCGACCTGCTTAACACACCTATACATACTGCCATCAGGTCTTTCTTGTGCATACAGAGAGTAGGGTACACAGAAAAGTTAGCATATTGATTCTCCTATGACTTTGGCTTTGATATAGTTCTGTCATCTCGGAGATAGCAATACTCCTAGAACATGGCCAAAGCAGATCATTGCACGTCTAGGGTAAAACTAGACAAGCCCAGCAGAAAATTCAGAGTTTCAGAGGCTGATATGAACGATGATTAAGCATAATGGACAACATATTGAAGTAAAGAGGGCACCGATGAATAAACGGAGAGCAATGGGTCAAAAAGTTTTCCacacccccccccaccccccgtgTCGTCCTCCCTTGGCGACACGGGAGGCGACGCCACGCCCCTCCACACTCCCGCTCCCgtaggccgccgccgtcgccggcgaccggccgggcggcggcggcggccggcagctaAGCCGAAGTCGGCTTGGCtcgccccctctctccctcctccctcccttttTCCCCAATCTCGCGAAAATAGGCCCACCGTCcgttgccggccgccggccgcggaggTCCGGATCCGGCGTCTCCATTGCCGGATCGGGGCTTCCTTGGGCGGGATCTGGCCCCCCTCGGCGGTTTTGGCCCGGGGCGGCCCTCCTCTTGCCGCGGCTCGCCCCTGGTggtgcgcgcgccggcggtggcggtggttcttgtgccggcggtggtggcggcggcgcgtcgcgtCTCTGCTCGTGCTGGCcttgcgccggcgccgcgcggtgGCTGTGTCGGGGCGGCCGCCTTGCCTCCGGCGGCCCTTGCAGCTGTTGCCGGTGgtccctccgccaccgccgcccgcccggcccAGGGCCGACCGTCGCCTCGCACGTGCCTTCCTCTCCGCTGCTCCTGGTGGCCGCGGGCGGGCTCCCCTGTGTTACGGCAGCGTTGTTCGGCCCTCGGCTTTGGAGAGGGTTTGAGGTGGAGGCAAAAGCCTTGGGTCTCCTCGCAGACCAATGACGACGACGCTTGCGGGCGCTGTTCAccttcttgaaggcgtcatTCTTTCCacctctcccctctcctctgTTGAGTTTTCCGGGCGAAAGCCTTGACCATTTTggtctgacgacgacgacgcttaTGGCGTCACTCTCTCCCTGGAGGCGTCGTTTTGGAAGCTCGTTGGTCGTCTGCTGGTGGTGGTCGCTGGCTCTCTTTGGAGGGTTTCTGCAtctgcgcctgcgcctgcctTTGCTttcatcgtcatcatcgtctGGGTTGCATTGATCGCtgtctggcggatgctttgccgccttattctggtggatgctttgccaccgtcATCATTTcgagcggatgctttgccgctttCGTGGGTTGGGTGGATGCTTAGCCACCCTGGTGTGTTACCGATCCTTGTACCCTTGGCGTTGTAATTCCCTTTTGCAGGTTTCAGTTGCGGTCATGTCTAGGTTTGCGGGATTGCCTGTGTCGTCCCCATTTTTCTTGCTATACTTGTTCGTCCCTGTGTTTGGTGGTGGCTCTTTTTCCGCCTTAATAGCCTCTGCCTATTAAGGTTTATACCGGTCGTATTgctttcctcttaatgaaatacgtgctcaggcacgtccgcgaaaaaaaaagttttccaaatgCCATACTAGTTGCAGTATTCCATATAGAGGGTTAAGGTAGACTGATATCTACAATAATGTGGTAAAGACAGACAATGCATATTCAATCTCGATACTGGATTTGCATGATCAACTAGCATTAGATGGGGTCTAGCTTAAAAATGACAACAAAACTGCAGAACAAACTTCTATCGCATGGGAATAATATCGGATTTTTAAGGAAACGAGCCTATGGATTCTTCAGATTTATTCAACTGTGAAACAAAGTGGGCATGCTACTCAATTCAGATCTTAATTTTTTGTGTGGAGAAAACTGAACAGTGAGAGTAGAGCACACACAGAGCTCCACTCCACGCAGCACGCACCTGAATATTATCGAAGGCACAATTCTACTGAAATGCTAGCCCAATAAGTGCTCCATGCCAGAAATTTTGGAGAGCATTTAGTCTGATCCAGGCTGAGTTCACAGCATGCCACGAAAACAAAAACGTATACCCCAGAATCCGAACCAATCAAGAACCGCTCGCATATGCGGGACGGCGGCgtacggccgcggcggcgtacggccgcggcggcgtcgtcgtcggctTGAGGGAGGCGGAGGTTGATCACCTCGACCTCCTCCATGGGGCCCTAGCTAGAGCCTGGCCCTGGCATGGGGGTGGAGAGGCCGTGGTGTTGCCTCCTggagggcgcgggcggcggaccCGAAGGAGGGTGTTGCCAGGCTGCGGGGACGGGGTCGCCGGGGTGGTCGTGTcgggggcagcggcgcggccgcggaggtGGTCGTCGATCTCGTCGCGGTCGGAGGCGCAGAGCTCGATGCGGGTGGGCTCGCGGCGCAGCATCCTGCCGTGCGCTCCGGCGATCGATCCACGCCAGGCAAGGGTCCGCCACGTCAGAGGGGGCGGGGCCGCGAGACGAGAGGTCCAATTTGTAGGGAGGTCTGCCGAGCGGAGACGAATGGAAGGCCGAAGGCCTGACCCATGAAGGGCAAGGGCCTATAGGTAATCAGCCTGTTCGGTTGAACATAATTGGCTGGGCTGGGCCGGTTTTGGCTGCTCCAGTCGAACGGCGGCCACACCCAGCCATTCGCCACTGCTCAATCCAGCGCTGACACTTCACTCGCCCGTCTGCTCCCGTCGCAGCTGGTTGGCTGTTTTGGCTGCCCCAGCCCTCCTGCTCCAACCTAGCAAAACACGTCCAGCTCACATTTTGCGCCCGTTTGATATGGCTAGTTTGGCGCTTCCATAATGCTACGATTAGCACGTCCGATACGCAGATAAAATTGGATGCTCCGATCCATATTGCAAGAGACAAATATCGAATTGTAATTATTGTTTCTTTATATTACGTAGTGGATGTGTGCATTAAACATGAGATTAATGTCGGGTTGGAATTTTCTATCCTCGAATCAGATATCAGAGTCATTTGTATACAACAGAGTTGATTTCTAATGTTAAAACTATAACTTATTAATGCTGCGACGGACCATCCTATGAAAAAAAACCTTATCGGACGTATGGGTGCTGGCAGTGTCGTTCACACTTAGTTCTCTGTTGGAGACGGAGCACGCCATTCATTCTTTTCGGAACATAGTACAAAGGCTCACATCACATGCATACACCATCACACGCATGCACACAATCACATATGTGAACATGCAGCAGACGTAAACAGAGGCACCACAGATGCTTCAAATCTTAGGAAAAATATAGGTTTGGAATTCAATAAATTTATAGGATTCCAAAAGAGAGGAAAGTTATAAAACATGCGTTTGGATGCTACTTGGAAGAAAACATGATTTCCAAGAtacaaaaggaaagaaaacatgAGGTTGGATATCATACTTCTTTTCCTCCGAAATTGACATGGAAGAGTCTATTCCATAGGAATTCATAGGATCCAATCCTTTATTCCAAAGGCTCTCACCGTattatcccccccccccccccccccaaaaaaaaaaaaaaagagtgttAACGACATCCAATTACAGTATCTGATGGCAAAAGTAAAGAAATATGGCAAACCAAACTTAATGCCTCAACGTGTTGGTTTTTCTCTTGTTGGAACTTACCCACGTAACCCACATATATTTAGACGTTCACATTTATATAATTTGTTCTATAAATAATAGAGATGTATTAGTCGTCAACGAGATGTATGTTGTGACAAAACTGCAGATAAGCACGTGTGTTGGTAGATGATGTATTTCTCAATAGCAAATTGAAGATAATTTGTAGTTTCATGCATGCCCTCGGTTGGGACTCATATATGTAATCTATATATGTAATATGTGTATGCAAATCAAAGTGGTCCACCAAGAGATAACTAGGAATTTATGCATCTGCATGAGTTCTGTATTAGTGGGTAAATACCACTAAGCTACATTAGGGGTTCTCTATCTTCAATAAGCAAATGGTACCAAATTATTCTTACTTTGAGTAAAACTATCACATTTTCTTGCTAGGTCAAGTTACCTTAGAAATACAGTTTTCTTGTTTCCTTTTCACATAACTACATTATCTCCACAACATATTCTCGCAAAGCCACACTTATGATTGAATACCACAGAATGTAACATGTCATACTCGTGGAGTGTATGCCATGGGAGACCAGGGTTTTCATATATTCTTGCAAAAATTTGTTACGAAGAGTGTAGTTCTATGGAATAGAAGAAAGAACAATTTTATGGTATATAAACCCAAAGGAAATACGCCTTTCGAAATGGAAGCGTCAGCAGCTTTGTGATAATGTGTCAAAAGAAGTCTAGTTCCCATACAAAATaagcatgtttttttttcaaaatggaAAGAAGCTTTGCAAATGTACCAAAATAAGTGTAGTTTTGACCCCAAAAGTCATGTTTTTTAAAAATGGAAACAAGTGCAACAAAAGAAGTGTAGCTTTGCGAAATTTTCTAGGCAGTAAACCGGATGATAAACCAGTCTAACACTGTTCTGAGGCCTACCCTTGAACTTGTTTATCCTCGTCCAACAAAGACACCCTGACGTCCTTTGGGGGATGGAGCTAAGCAGTAAATGGACAAGGAAGCAAAACTGGCATTCTAAAAGGTTACTATATTCGCATCCAAATAAACTAATTAGCACGATGCAGCAAGCATATCATGACATGCAACTCTTTGAAATGCCTCGACCTATGTACTTCATGGAATCGGATAAACAAGGACTTTGTTACAACGGTGTTTCCGCTTCTTACAACCAACAGCAAGTCTGTACTATTAACTTAGGCCTTACTGGCGCTGCGCTACATCCGAGGGATGTGCATTGGACGGAATGGTGAGTCGTCTGGCAATCTATTCTCCTGTGGTGGCGACCTAGCAGCGCCACCAATCCACTGCCCGGGCAGCCTTCTTGAGGCAGATGCAGGCTCAGGTAAGCCATGAGGCTGCTGCTGTTGTGAAGAGCTCCACCAGGTACCTTCATTATTTGTGGACACCAGAGGGTAAGGAGCGAGGCGGTCCCTCTCCCAGGCGTAGAACTGGTTTCCTCTGACATCCTCAGTTTCCATTGTACTAGGGGCCGATGAAGCTGGTGGGAACAGGCAAAAGGAGGTGTTATCTGGAGGTGGCACGGCAGGCCCACCAGCTCCTAATGGATGCATGCCTCCTGATCGCTGTGACCCAGCAAATAAGCTAGAACTCTGCTGAAATTGATCATTTATGTTGCCATGTGCTCTTATGAATTGTGGCGCCACAGGAGGAACACTTGGGGTCCTAGGTGCTCCAGACCTGCAACAAACCAAGAATATATGGGCCATCAAGAAGATATCTAAGACTGTTGTATAAGAAAGCAGGCATACTAAACCATGCAACATTAGTTCAAGACTACTTTGTTATACAGCTGACGACATTGATGCAGCCCCAAGATGTGACAAATATATTATCTGAAAATAACTTTGAAGGAAACCATGGCATGCCCGGATCCCTATTTTTCAGTTCTGGGTACCAGTTAGTATCAGTGTCTCATCGCATATGATGTACCAAGATAAACCAATAGACCAAAACTGATAGATAATGTACTGGTCTGAACAAAATTATATACATTCCCATACAGTTATAGCTACAAATGTAAGTAACCATCCAATCAGACATGAATCTAGCTAAGTACTTATAACTTCTGTAAGTATGTACTCCCACTTGTCAAGTGAAGCACGCATACTCTTTATGTGATAAATATGTACAGAAATTATTGAAGATTAATATAGTTTGCCTGACTAAATCATGTCAAGTGTCAAGAAAGTATCCTCATGCCTTATTTTGAAGCATTGCTGCCTTGGGCATTCTGCCCCTGAATGGTATTCATAATCACCGCTTTTTCTAGAAAATTCTTTAACAAGTGGATTAACAATGCAGTTGTACCCAAATCACTCCCACAAATCAGCAAAAGTCCTGTATATATTTCATAATCCACAGTGCACATGTGCAAAACATTGCATTGCATAAAAACCATGAATCCACATCTCTGCCTAATTGGTAAAGGTACTTTTACAGAACTAGGTCATGTCAGCCAGAACATCATAAAGCATTGAAGGTCTTCAAATGTGCAGTTTTATGCATTTTCTGTAAACATAGGTAAAAAAAGGGCGTActcagtgccgtaggcttcccgcactgtgcggggtctggggaagggttgtctttaagcctcaagccttacccacacaaatgtgcagaggctggggctcgaacctgggaccttccggttacagacggtaggctctaccgctgcaccaggcccacCCTTCTAATTAAGGCAAACACAGTAAGCTAATAACACAGGGTGAGCAATGAAAAGGATCTTACCTGTTTCCATAAAATGAGGGGAGAGATCCTCGTTGGCTATCACTGTCAACCCCTCCAACCCTCATTGCCCCCACAGGGAGTACTGGCTGCTCAGCTACACCATTATTGTTGTTGGATTGAGAATAGGAGTGCGACATGTGTGCCCAGGGGTTATTAGGGAAGTCGATGGGATGTACTGTCTGCACTGGTCGGCCATCTGATGGTCCAGCCAGAGGGTTCCAGTGATCATGATATGCAGCACCATCCATTGTTCTCTCAGCAACATGGGAGCTTGATGGTGCTGGTGGCGGCACGGGCTGAAAGTAAGCGAGATATGGACCTGGATGAGCTGTGCCAGGTACAGATACAGCGACGTGCTCCGAATTGAAGTTTGGCCCCATAAAATCATTAACTGCATTATCAATATTCAAACACTCAATAATTGTGATTTCATAAACAGAACATCAGTAATTGTCTCTACTGTAAATAAAAACTTACAAGTAGCTGGCGCTGGCGGTGCGTTCTCTAATTCTCTGTTAGAAGAGGAAACATTAATATGAGGAAATAGATTAAAATCTAAAAAAAGTAATTCTATCATACAAATAACTTAAAACGAAATGTGGTAATTTCTAAAAGCAAGAGGCACCATTGCAGCTCTGCAGTCTCCCAGCATCAAAGGCATAGATGGGCACAGACAACTAAGCACTAGAAAACAGACTAATACCACATTCGAGATACATTTCTATATCAATATGAGTGGTGAAACAGTCATTAGGAAGTGATTGTTGTGCTTTGAGGTGATCTGCATCAGAGTCTAGTCAAGTTCTAAAACAGTGGCAGTAAGAATTCCAAAAACTAATGGCACAATACAATTCCGAAGACTGCAGTAACTTTCTAGAAGCAGGTACGTAAAGGATAACAGCTGCAGTGATGTAGTCATAAACATGAAGTTCACAAATAAATAATCTTAACCATGCATTTAAAGGGGAAATTGGACATATCAACACGTAGAAAATTTGGAGGGCAGAACATACTCAAACAAAGCTGGTAAGCGCCCAACTGGACACCACTGGATGCGAAGTGGCTGCATAAGCAGTAAAATCACAATAAGCAAGGGAATGTCATCATTTAGCAAGTAATCTGACAGTAAAATGGTACCATAAATGATATTTAAAGTGCAATGCAAAATAACTGTAACTGTAATGACTTTGCGGCATTTTATTTATTACAGATATCGGTTGCTCGTCCCAATGATAAAAGCCCATAAAAATATACTCCCTCAGTTTGAAATTATAAGGCTTATTTTGTTTTGTTAGGACAAGCCTTTGACCAACAATTACTCTATTACTAAATAATTTTTGTGACACAATATTGATGTCATAAGGTTCATATCCAAAAATACtttggtatacttttgtatCACATATATGAAATATTGATAGAGTAATTATTGTCAAAGACTTGTCCTAATGAAATGAAACACGCtttgtaaataaaaacagaggCAGTCTGCAAAAATTAATTAAGAAGCTATAACTCCTTACCACAAAGGTTGCCATATCTGAGTGAGCAACATCATAAAGGTCTTCATCATAGCCCCATTCATCATTGTTTGCATCCTGTGATGATCGGGGACCATTTGCATAAAGCCAATTCCCCATCTCAATTTTGCGACAATTGGGGCATTGCATAATTCCTTTGGCATTAAATGCTGAACCAATGCAATCTGATGAAACAAAATGATACAAAAAAATTAGAGTAAATTAAGTGCTATATACACACAAAAATATATAATGTGGAATAAACACTttggcgccggtgcgtaatggggttcttgagcgggtcgataatgtaaagaggggtagaggtagatctaaactgacgtgggatgagtcggttaagagagaccttaaggattggaatctctctaaagagatagctttggataggagtgcttggagactagctatcaatgtgcctgaaccttgaacttatttatttcgggtttcatctctagcctaccccaacttgcttgggaaaaaatgctatgttgttgttgttgttgttgtggaaTAAACACTTTCAAGTTCAGCAATAACAGCATCATGGATTAAAAAATATACTAAGCAAACAACATCATGTTTCACCTTGAATGTGAAAAGGATTCCTTGCATAAAATTTTGTGTAACAGTTGACTAGTGATCACAAAAGATGACAGAATGATTGATCCAAGGTGCAAAGGTATGGACAGAATATATCACAGGCATTGCAAGCGGAACTAGTTAGCAGCACTATCAGTTACGGATTTTGCCTCATGTCTTAATTGTTTGTAATGAACAGTCTTTGTTATTTACTAATCAGCTTATTAACAGAAAACATTTTCCAGTCACTCATCCCAAACCAACATATCTTGTCAGTATTCCAAACCGATAGGAACATTTCTTAGGTTTGCATTGCCTAGTAGCTAGTATACTTCCTAACAATATGACCATTCTTTGGCTTTAACAATAACGGTGCTGTGGAGTATCCTGGGCACTAACATGTTGTGGTTATAATTACATAGgacattttttttgcaaaggCTAGTTAAACTACCTAATTCCAAAATCCCACCGATGTCAAAGAACAGCAAGCCATAGAATAAAATGGCCTCAACCCTTAATAGTTTTTTCTGAAACTTCTTCAAGTTCGCATCACACCAAAACAAAATGGCAGATTCAAACATGCATAACTCTCAAAGATCTAGATTACACAAACACTTTTGCACTGATACTATGCACACACTGAATAGAGATAAAATCCCCCAAGACAGTGTCAAGTTCAGCATATAACTTTCATCACCATAATTTCTACTGATCACAGACATGTCCAATTCCTAATGCAATGTTACTCTATTCACTCTCAAAAGATGTATCTCATGCAAAAATCCAAAAGGAAAAGGGAGTCACCAACACAACTGAGAAACCTAAAGAAAGAGTGCACCCAGAATCATTCTGGAATGACACCATCATTACACCAAGTCCTTCACCAGCCAGAGAATGCTAATGAGAAAATCAAACTGAAAGCCTTTTTGctttcttgaaacaaagcctCCACAGTACATAGTTCTTAAACAGAATGGAGCCATATATTCTCACAATGGCACATCTGAATTTTTGAAGAGGCCAAGAAACACTAGCATATACACTAACTGTTAAAGACTGGACCAAATATCAGCGAAGTTAAGATCCAAGGACATGGTCCTACCACGTACAACCGTAATCACATCATATGGTATTGCTATATGAATTCCACAGCATAACCCAAAGATAACCTGCAATATTAAACCCCAAACATGCAAGTTTCATCAAAACCAGTAGTCAAGATTGTAATTGGGGTAAAAATTATCATATGTGCACATACAGATTATCTTCTTAGCTGACATCCATACCCAAATTCCAAATTTCCCAATTCTAGTCCCACTAACATAACCCCACAATTGTCCCATCGCAAGAATTCAAGAAGCAgcctccctgcgccgcctcccACCTCCCCAAGACAGGTGACACAATCAAGAAACGAGCGTGAGATCTCCAGGCAGCGAAGCCGCTCACCGAGGTGGAATTCGTGGCCGCACTGCAGCCTCGCGGTGGacctctcctcgccgccggcgaccactaTGTCGAGGCAGATCGAGCACGACACCACCGCCGCGGCCTTCTCCTCCCCGCCCTCGCCCCCTCCGCCCTcccccaccagctcctcctcctccccttcgccctccgccgccagctgctcctcctccccccctccgcctcctcccccgtCGGCAACCACGGCCGTCTCCTCCTTATCCACCTGGGCGCCCGCGCCCATCACGGAAGCGCTCGCCGCGTTCCCCACCACTGCGACGAAGGAGAAGCTCTGATCTCGGTCGCGCGCGCTCGTGGCCTTCGCCCGGCTCGCTTGATGCCACCAACGAGCTCTTCGTGCTGTGCCtcctagggatggcaacgggtaacGAAACCCTAAACCCGATTTTTCTCCATTAGGGTGCGAGTATAGACTAAATTCTATACATACGGATTTTTTAATAGGATAAACTTCATACCCGTCGGGTTTGCGGGTGTGGATTTATTCTTCAAGTACCCAAACCCGCAAACCCGTAGGTACAATAAACCCGACAACATATAACCTAAAATACTAATGTCACAAGGTCTTATATCAAAATAAGGTCCAATCACATGCTAAGAGAGACTTAGACTCATGTACTTCCATTCCCATCGATGATTACCTATTCATAGACTCATTTGGCTATAATGCATTGTGTATTTGTTTATATTTTCTATTAAATTTTGTTAAATTTTGTTGCTTCTTCTATCGGGTACGGGAAACCCGCGGGTAAAAAAAAACCCCGCACGGGTACGGGTGCGGGCATGAAATCATACCCGCGATGGGTATGGGTTTTTTAACAGGTACGATTTTATTCTGGCGGGTGCGGGTTTGGGTTAGTGATACCCGACAAGTTTGTACACGTTGCCATCCCTAGTGCCTCCCTCTCTGCCGCTATTGGTTTGGCGCCCACCAGAAATCAGAAGACGGGGAGGGGAATTGCGGTTTTCTACGAGGCGCTTGGTAAGTGTGATAATTAGAAAAGGAGGGCTCGGCCATGTAATTGTAATTgaactgtaaattttttctagttaagaaattgaatatttttttagaaaaaacacCAATATGTAGCCACATATTATAGATTAATAGACTTACATGTTGACATCTTGATACGATCATCATAGCTCAAGATATATCCATGGTAGTCCAAGATCTGTCCATGTCGTGATAGAGTGGTGAGAATATGGAAACTCAAGATCTATCGATGGTAATCCATGATCCCCCGATGTGGTGATGAGATGGTGAAGATATGGTAACTCAAGATTCGTTGATGGCAATCTAATATCCACTGATATCGTGATGAGGCTGCGAGGATACAGTAGCTCAAGGTTCGTCGACGGTAAACCAAGACCTGTCAATTGCAATCTAGTTGGTTCGACATACTAGTTTGCGGATGGAGTATCCCATAGATTGGTTGAGATCTTGGAATCGAGTTAGATTGGGAAACAATGGACGGCGAAGAATGGGTGGAGCGAATACAAACCTGATGACAATAACCCTGGTACAAGTTAGAAATAGATGGTGTGGCCGTGTGGGACGGTGGTGGTGACGACGAAAGCTATATGAGAGGTAGGCCATCGAGATGGGAAAATTGCAATGGCACTCATGAGCGGCAAGGTAGAAAAGGAGCATGACTTTGAGGGACCAAGAACCCGGCTGTGGCTTTTTATAGTCCTTGTTGCTCACCGAAAATTAATACAAATTGTATGACAaagatatataaatttaatataAGCCAATCAATCTAGAGTCGCGACCATAATGATATGTGCTTTTAATAATATCGATATGTACGTGTCTAGTTGTCCCCATGACACATAGTTTATAGCACTTGTGCAACGTTGCCACCTGTTGTCATTTTGTGTCCGAATGTGGTTGGTGTTCGAATATTCTGGTAAAATATTTAGAGCAAACTGATACAATTGTACATTGTAAACATCTTTCGACACGATAAAAGGATAGCTATTTCGGCACGAAAATGTTTGGAATTGCTTATTTTGCCTTCAAAATCCGGTATTGTCCAGCCCAAGTCATTTTTTTGTACCGTATAAAAGAAGAGAATGACTACATGCAGAAGGTCCTTGCTTTTAGACCATGCCGGTATTATTTCAAAATCTAGGGGGCTACATGCAGAAGCCCAAAACCTTTCCCGCAACATATACCGGAGGCATTAATGCCGTCACACAAAGCACGACACTGCCCACCGACCCAGCAGCAGAtcgcgcccgcccgccccgcaTCCGACGGCCCCGCTCCCGCGCGCCAGCCCGCCTGATGCCACTCCACTCGCAGTCGGTCACGCAGGCCCACAAGCCAGGGCGCTGCGCCGAGGCGAAACGGCACCGGAGCCGTGGCGGGCACCCGGGCGCCCggcctggtggcggcggccccggcCAGGGCCCG
This genomic interval carries:
- the LOC120674091 gene encoding E3 ubiquitin-protein ligase RFI2-like: MGAGAQVDKEETAVVADGGGGGGGEEEQLAAEGEGEEEELVGEGGGGEGGEEKAAAVVSCSICLDIVVAGGEERSTARLQCGHEFHLDCIGSAFNAKGIMQCPNCRKIEMGNWLYANGPRSSQDANNDEWGYDEDLYDVAHSDMATFVPLRIQWCPVGRLPALFEELENAPPAPATFNDFMGPNFNSEHVAVSVPGTAHPGPYLAYFQPVPPPAPSSSHVAERTMDGAAYHDHWNPLAGPSDGRPVQTVHPIDFPNNPWAHMSHSYSQSNNNNGVAEQPVLPVGAMRVGGVDSDSQRGSLPSFYGNRSGAPRTPSVPPVAPQFIRAHGNINDQFQQSSSLFAGSQRSGGMHPLGAGGPAVPPPDNTSFCLFPPASSAPSTMETEDVRGNQFYAWERDRLAPYPLVSTNNEGTWWSSSQQQQPHGLPEPASASRRLPGQWIGGAARSPPQENRLPDDSPFRPMHIPRM